Proteins from a single region of Cytophagaceae bacterium:
- a CDS encoding YegP family protein, with translation MALIDDYLPCKAYQGHEMDPKNEGFVTFQDKKTLKYYFALVDSKGDVLLKSEGYKDSKSRKNGIDSVIKNLPVAGRLSVEKEKSKFVIILKAGNNKEIARSCDFKSQAEANTVITGFAGEKTEGVADKTETKTITPKATKAKKVIEKTETLVTEDSILKSLDNFLEESFYLEKERIWDSYGMTGFVKFRNENGKHYFGVYNPDATLYLRSEGFKTEDERDNAFDVMESAILLEENYKVENLGGKFYAVLFEEHEVLAISPSFDSFIEAFVTTPGGRPKEYVGTMY, from the coding sequence ATGGCATTAATCGACGACTATTTACCTTGTAAAGCATATCAAGGACATGAAATGGATCCAAAAAATGAAGGATTTGTGACATTTCAAGACAAAAAAACACTTAAGTATTATTTTGCATTAGTAGATTCAAAAGGTGACGTTCTACTCAAAAGTGAAGGTTATAAAGACAGTAAATCAAGAAAAAACGGCATTGATTCAGTCATTAAAAATCTTCCTGTTGCGGGTAGGCTTTCAGTTGAAAAAGAGAAAAGCAAGTTTGTAATCATCCTGAAAGCAGGAAACAATAAAGAGATTGCCCGGTCGTGTGATTTCAAATCACAGGCTGAAGCAAATACAGTAATAACAGGTTTTGCAGGAGAAAAAACAGAAGGGGTGGCAGACAAAACTGAAACAAAAACAATCACACCAAAAGCAACTAAAGCTAAAAAAGTAATTGAAAAAACTGAAACTTTAGTAACTGAAGACAGTATTTTGAAATCTCTTGATAATTTTCTTGAAGAAAGTTTTTATCTGGAAAAAGAAAGGATTTGGGATTCATATGGAATGACAGGTTTTGTGAAATTCAGGAATGAAAACGGAAAACATTATTTCGGAGTATATAATCCTGACGCCACGCTTTATTTAAGATCAGAAGGCTTTAAAACCGAAGATGAGCGTGACAATGCATTCGATGTAATGGAAAGTGCTATCTTGCTGGAAGAAAATTATAAGGTAGAAAATCTTGGCGGTAAGTTTTATGCGGTGCTATTTGAGGAACACGAAGTGCTCGCAATTTCACCATCATTTGATTCATTTATTGAGGCGTTTGTAACTACCCCAGGTGGCCGTCCTAAGGAATATGTAGGTACTATGTATTAA
- a CDS encoding endonuclease/exonuclease/phosphatase family protein, with product MKKIIFLLLISFISKAQNLNLMTYNIRYSTKSDGVNQWDNRKDHVAEILKYYEVDICGMQEALFSQITDLKERLPNHNYIGKGRDDGKEKGEFSPIFFDKTKLELLKSETFWLSETPEVRGKSWDAAFPRVVTWAYFKDKKSRKKFYVFNTHFDHMGQVARKESAKLILKKIKEIAADKPVFLIGDFNGTPDSEPIQIIKNELIDSEIISTLPHFGPVDTFTGFEAKERENSRIDFIFLNNKNIIVKKHATLSNTWGGLFGSDHHAVLVNLKL from the coding sequence ATGAAAAAAATAATATTTCTGCTTTTAATTTCCTTTATTTCCAAAGCCCAAAACCTCAATTTGATGACTTATAACATCAGATACAGCACCAAGTCCGACGGCGTCAATCAATGGGACAATCGTAAAGACCATGTAGCGGAAATCCTGAAATATTATGAAGTTGATATTTGTGGAATGCAGGAAGCCCTTTTTTCACAAATAACCGATCTGAAAGAAAGGCTCCCAAATCATAATTACATCGGAAAAGGCAGAGATGACGGCAAAGAAAAAGGTGAATTTTCTCCAATTTTTTTCGATAAAACGAAATTAGAACTTTTAAAATCTGAAACCTTCTGGCTATCAGAAACGCCTGAAGTACGCGGTAAAAGCTGGGACGCTGCCTTCCCGAGAGTGGTGACCTGGGCTTATTTCAAAGACAAAAAATCGAGAAAGAAATTTTATGTTTTCAATACCCATTTTGACCATATGGGTCAGGTGGCCCGCAAGGAAAGTGCAAAGCTCATTTTGAAAAAAATAAAAGAAATTGCAGCTGATAAGCCGGTTTTCCTGATTGGAGATTTTAATGGTACGCCTGACTCAGAGCCTATTCAAATCATCAAAAATGAATTAATAGACAGCGAAATAATTAGTACATTGCCACATTTTGGACCTGTGGATACATTTACGGGTTTTGAAGCCAAAGAACGGGAAAACTCCAGGATTGATTTTATTTTTCTTAACAACAAAAATATTATCGTGAAAAAACACGCCACACTGAGCAATACCTGGGGCGGGCTCTTCGGATCAGACCACCATGCGGTGCTGGTTAATCTGAAATTATAA
- a CDS encoding family 20 glycosylhydrolase produces the protein MKKFILNLMCLLSTVASIAQHNIIPAPVSFQSTEGMFMLDNQTSLDVKTTNPEVKKYAGQFVTLLGNSGITIQQKSVAVPSQSDKAIVINLNAKPVAELGSEGYSLEVSDTKIELIANAPGGIFNGFQTIRQLLPAQFESKEYPMGLGMIMGCKIKDYPRFGWRGLMFDVSRHFFSVEDVKDYIDKMAQYKFNVFHWHLTDDEGWRVEIKSLPKLTEVGAWRVERYGRFGDTRPAPKEGEKATYGGFYTQEQIKDVVKYAADRNITIVPEVDIPGHSMAVLAAYPELSTQKKPTTVNPGSKFAEWYGNGKFEMLIENTLNPADEKVYQFVDKVMTELAALFPGQYIHMGGDECYHGYWEKDATVQEFMKKNKIKDTHELQSYFVKRVEKIVSSKGKKLIGWDEILEGGLAPGAAVMSWRGMKGGIEAAKMGVPVVMSPTTYAYIDYTQGDKSVENPIYADLSLRKAYEFEPVPADVDPKFILGGQANLWTEVVPNLQFAYYMTYPRAFATIESVWSPATIKNFDNFVNRVESQFPRFDAAKTNISKAVLEPVVNVRKDAEGKIWVKLASEIANSEVYYSIDNTYPVNYAKKYEGEFWVPEGNLSLRSQTFRNGQPTGRELIIPFADLSKRAK, from the coding sequence ATGAAAAAATTCATTCTGAATTTAATGTGTTTGCTAAGCACAGTCGCTTCTATTGCTCAGCACAATATTATTCCGGCACCGGTAAGTTTTCAATCAACTGAGGGCATGTTTATGCTGGATAATCAAACCTCTCTAGATGTAAAAACCACTAACCCGGAAGTAAAGAAATATGCCGGGCAGTTTGTGACCCTGTTAGGAAACTCAGGAATTACGATTCAACAAAAATCTGTGGCTGTGCCATCGCAAAGTGACAAAGCAATTGTAATAAATCTTAATGCAAAACCGGTTGCCGAACTTGGTAGTGAGGGTTATTCTCTGGAAGTAAGTGACACAAAAATTGAATTAATAGCCAATGCTCCGGGCGGTATTTTTAACGGTTTTCAAACAATAAGGCAGTTGCTGCCTGCTCAGTTTGAGTCTAAAGAATACCCAATGGGCTTGGGAATGATAATGGGCTGTAAAATCAAAGATTATCCACGTTTTGGCTGGAGAGGGTTGATGTTTGATGTAAGCCGCCATTTCTTCAGTGTTGAGGATGTAAAAGACTATATCGACAAAATGGCTCAATACAAATTCAATGTATTTCACTGGCACCTAACCGACGACGAAGGCTGGAGAGTAGAAATCAAATCTCTGCCAAAACTCACTGAAGTGGGTGCCTGGCGTGTAGAACGCTACGGACGCTTTGGCGACACCCGTCCTGCACCCAAAGAAGGCGAAAAAGCTACTTATGGTGGTTTTTATACTCAGGAACAAATCAAAGATGTGGTCAAATACGCTGCTGACCGCAATATCACGATTGTACCGGAAGTTGACATTCCGGGCCACAGTATGGCTGTTTTGGCGGCTTATCCCGAGCTTTCGACTCAGAAAAAACCTACAACAGTTAACCCCGGTTCTAAATTTGCCGAGTGGTACGGCAACGGAAAATTTGAGATGCTGATTGAAAACACTCTTAACCCTGCCGATGAAAAAGTATATCAGTTTGTCGATAAAGTGATGACCGAGCTGGCTGCCCTTTTCCCGGGACAATACATACACATGGGTGGCGATGAGTGCTATCATGGCTATTGGGAAAAAGATGCAACTGTGCAGGAATTTATGAAGAAAAACAAAATCAAAGACACGCATGAGTTGCAAAGCTATTTTGTAAAAAGAGTAGAAAAAATCGTGAGTAGCAAAGGCAAAAAGCTGATTGGCTGGGACGAAATCCTGGAAGGCGGACTGGCTCCGGGTGCTGCCGTTATGAGCTGGAGAGGCATGAAAGGAGGAATAGAAGCTGCCAAAATGGGAGTGCCTGTCGTAATGTCGCCAACTACTTATGCTTATATAGACTACACTCAGGGTGATAAAAGTGTAGAAAACCCTATTTACGCCGATTTGAGCCTACGAAAAGCCTACGAATTTGAACCCGTACCTGCCGATGTAGATCCGAAATTTATACTGGGCGGACAGGCCAACCTTTGGACGGAGGTGGTTCCCAATCTTCAATTTGCTTACTATATGACTTATCCGAGAGCTTTTGCCACGATAGAAAGTGTTTGGAGCCCGGCAACTATTAAGAACTTTGATAATTTTGTAAATCGGGTAGAATCCCAATTTCCAAGATTTGATGCTGCAAAAACTAATATTTCAAAAGCGGTTCTTGAGCCAGTAGTAAATGTAAGAAAAGATGCAGAAGGGAAAATCTGGGTAAAATTAGCTTCAGAAATTGCCAATAGCGAGGTTTATTATAGCATTGACAATACGTATCCGGTCAATTATGCCAAAAAGTATGAAGGCGAATTCTGGGTACCGGAAGGAAACCTTAGCCTCAGATCTCAGACATTTAGAAATGGACAGCCGACCGGACGTGAATTAATCATTCCGTTTGCCGACCTGAGCAAAAGAGCAAAATAG
- a CDS encoding glycoside hydrolase, whose translation MFIPLFKVYLLSIMFLNIPFVISVLLHSITSFLGLNYIHITRQYEIHGIDVSHHQRFIDWEKVAEHSQFKVSFTFLKATEGTTIRDTRFDTNWKESKEAGLVRGAYHFFSSTSSPYTQAQNYIRTVDLAGGDLAPVLDFEIHDNSKSPALMRKNVEKWISIVEKHYGCKVIIYTNTHIYNKYLRGYFKNNPLWIADYNFSNVSNLVGHPKLKFWQYTEKGHIMGINGNVDINAFLGDTKEFDALKIPEENYEIELEVESVSSK comes from the coding sequence ATGTTTATCCCATTATTTAAAGTTTACTTATTGAGTATAATGTTCTTAAATATTCCTTTTGTCATTTCTGTTTTATTACATTCCATCACTAGTTTTTTAGGCCTTAATTATATTCATATCACCCGTCAATATGAAATACATGGTATCGATGTTTCACATCACCAACGGTTTATTGATTGGGAAAAAGTGGCGGAACACAGCCAGTTTAAAGTAAGTTTCACTTTTTTAAAGGCTACCGAAGGCACCACTATCAGAGATACAAGATTTGATACCAACTGGAAAGAGTCAAAAGAAGCTGGTTTGGTAAGGGGAGCTTACCATTTTTTTAGTTCAACCAGCAGTCCATACACTCAGGCTCAAAATTATATCCGAACGGTTGACCTTGCAGGAGGAGATCTGGCTCCGGTTCTTGATTTTGAAATCCACGACAATAGCAAATCTCCGGCTTTGATGAGAAAAAATGTAGAAAAGTGGATTTCAATAGTTGAAAAACATTACGGCTGCAAAGTAATCATCTATACCAACACCCATATCTACAACAAATACCTGAGAGGATATTTTAAAAATAATCCACTTTGGATTGCCGATTATAATTTCTCAAATGTTTCAAATCTGGTGGGTCACCCAAAACTTAAATTCTGGCAGTATACCGAAAAAGGCCATATAATGGGAATCAACGGAAATGTGGACATTAATGCCTTTTTGGGAGACACCAAAGAATTTGATGCCTTGAAAATCCCGGAAGAAAATTATGAAATCGAGCTGGAAGTAGAGAGTGTTTCATCTAAATAA
- a CDS encoding 2-phosphosulfolactate phosphatase — translation MKNIDVCLTPDLLHLHKLNNSIVVVTDIFRATSCMVTGFAYGVRSIIPVASVEECKDLQNRGYVAAAERNAQKVDGFDLDNSPFSYMDERLIGAKIAMTTTNGTLSISKAKSEAVKVMVGAFLNLSAVVNHLKNQPYDVLVLCAGWKGKPNLEDTLFAGAVVSALKDEFFVAEDSAILAMRTYEQAKGNLSAYLSNSSHIRRLQGLGIHKDINYCLQNDLYDVLPVLRGNELVNVE, via the coding sequence ATGAAAAACATCGACGTTTGCCTTACTCCTGACCTCCTGCATTTGCATAAATTAAACAATTCGATTGTCGTTGTTACTGATATTTTCAGAGCAACATCTTGTATGGTTACCGGCTTTGCTTATGGTGTAAGAAGTATAATTCCGGTTGCATCAGTTGAAGAGTGTAAAGACTTGCAAAACCGAGGTTATGTGGCAGCTGCTGAGAGAAATGCACAAAAAGTCGATGGATTTGACCTTGACAATTCGCCTTTCAGCTATATGGATGAAAGACTCATCGGTGCAAAAATAGCTATGACCACCACCAACGGCACGCTTTCAATTTCAAAAGCGAAATCAGAAGCTGTAAAAGTAATGGTGGGAGCTTTTCTCAATCTCTCTGCTGTAGTTAATCATTTAAAAAACCAACCTTACGATGTGCTGGTGCTATGTGCAGGTTGGAAAGGAAAACCCAATCTGGAAGATACACTCTTTGCGGGTGCAGTGGTTTCAGCCCTTAAAGATGAATTCTTTGTAGCAGAAGACTCAGCTATATTGGCCATGCGTACCTATGAGCAAGCTAAAGGCAACCTTTCTGCATATTTATCAAATTCATCGCATATTCGCCGTCTTCAGGGATTGGGAATACACAAAGACATCAATTATTGCCTTCAAAATGACCTTTATGATGTATTGCCAGTATTGAGAGGCAACGAACTGGTAAATGTCGAATAA
- a CDS encoding DUF1501 domain-containing protein encodes MKRRDFIRNISCGAMGTTTLMSSLTSLGALNGLTKIGTGNNAPGEDYKALVCILFSGGMDTFNVLVPSGTTVGGDNGFNEYRTLRTDLALSSAGTLLSLNNPQCGSFRGFNCAYSSYGVHPAMTGVRDLFNSGKLSFISNIGTLVEPLMNESEFYNSQKKVPLGIYSHSDQIMQWQTSVPQSRDALGVGGRMADILNANNSNNGISMNISLAGKNVFQRGQFVTEYSISDNVDPNNVGLQSFPTWWGNSGLLNDMRTNAIDSLVSKTYANLLQKTYSSTAKNSMASFEIFKEALKRVPTIQTTFPNTSLARDLQAITKVMSVRQQLGTKRQIFFVNIGGWDMHDGLMGGLNNMLPVVSQAMKAFYDSTVELGIAENVTTFTISDFARTLTSNGNGSDHAWGGNNMIMGGAVNGGRIFGAYPKMDVSNNNALNVSFRGNFIPAVSTDEMYAELALWYGVSPSDLCYILPNLGNFYSYSANNMPVGFMNFSQSPISNINHPLDCLTY; translated from the coding sequence ATGAAAAGAAGAGACTTTATAAGAAATATTTCATGTGGTGCCATGGGTACCACCACGCTGATGAGCTCACTCACCAGTCTGGGAGCGTTAAACGGCCTGACAAAGATTGGTACAGGTAATAATGCCCCCGGAGAAGATTACAAAGCCTTGGTTTGTATATTGTTTTCAGGTGGAATGGATACCTTCAATGTGCTAGTTCCTTCCGGGACGACAGTAGGAGGCGACAATGGGTTTAATGAATACCGTACTCTCCGAACTGATCTGGCCTTGAGCAGTGCAGGTACCTTGCTGAGTTTAAATAACCCTCAATGTGGTAGTTTCAGAGGTTTTAATTGTGCATATAGTTCTTATGGAGTACATCCAGCCATGACAGGAGTGAGGGACTTGTTCAATTCAGGAAAACTTTCTTTCATCTCGAATATAGGCACCCTGGTTGAGCCCTTAATGAATGAGTCGGAATTTTATAATTCACAAAAAAAAGTACCACTGGGTATTTATTCTCATTCAGACCAAATAATGCAGTGGCAAACCTCTGTTCCGCAAAGTCGCGATGCTTTGGGTGTAGGTGGACGTATGGCCGATATACTGAACGCCAACAATTCCAACAATGGGATTTCGATGAATATTTCTTTGGCAGGTAAAAATGTTTTTCAAAGAGGGCAATTTGTTACTGAATATTCTATTAGTGATAATGTGGACCCTAATAATGTGGGTTTACAATCTTTTCCAACCTGGTGGGGGAATTCCGGATTATTAAACGACATGCGGACCAATGCAATTGATAGTCTGGTTTCCAAAACATATGCTAATTTATTGCAGAAAACATATTCTTCCACTGCGAAAAACAGTATGGCTTCTTTTGAAATATTTAAAGAAGCATTAAAAAGAGTACCCACTATACAGACCACCTTCCCTAATACCAGTTTGGCACGAGACTTACAGGCAATTACGAAAGTAATGAGCGTAAGGCAACAATTAGGAACAAAGCGACAAATATTTTTTGTAAATATTGGTGGTTGGGACATGCATGATGGTCTGATGGGTGGTTTAAACAATATGCTACCGGTTGTAAGCCAGGCCATGAAGGCTTTTTATGACAGCACAGTGGAATTGGGTATTGCTGAAAACGTGACCACCTTTACAATTTCTGACTTTGCACGTACCCTTACTTCCAATGGAAATGGCTCTGACCATGCCTGGGGTGGCAACAATATGATAATGGGAGGAGCTGTAAATGGCGGGAGGATTTTTGGAGCCTATCCAAAGATGGATGTAAGCAACAACAACGCATTAAATGTTTCATTCAGAGGCAATTTTATTCCGGCTGTTTCAACTGATGAAATGTATGCCGAGCTGGCCCTTTGGTATGGCGTGAGTCCTTCTGACCTCTGTTATATTTTGCCAAACCTGGGGAATTTTTATTCCTATTCGGCCAACAATATGCCCGTAGGATTTATGAATTTCAGTCAGAGCCCTATTTCTAACATCAATCACCCATTGGATTGTCTTACTTATTGA
- a CDS encoding DUF1800 domain-containing protein: MKTKILLFLALLFSNLTFSQELKTFGKGYTKGVSVNASSNSTNGIKTLLGTGFLPNPKAASRFLSQATLGPTFQEIGNLQNQGIEAWLDAQLALPRQFNLTQYVRSLHQYAFDSLHAVNPIDYPSIEDVFVDDWVFDVAWFQANMTSADRLRWRVSLALSEIFVTSRISAFDNNPYALASYYDMLNNNAFGNYRSLIDSISYHPAMAVYLTYMNNHATDTLATYPGSPTKKQVFPDENYAREIMQLFSIGLYKLNNNGTEMRDANNHLIPTYNNTDIAGLAKVFTGLSWSHSRYLGENSNVNDLSYTKRLKFFPMDSSDKYIRTWITNPANWRIVNGHEPGTKTFLGQTIPSRPVQQGEQDIQDALNIIFNHPNVGPFISRRLIQHLVTSNPSPEFIDRVAAVFNNNGQSIRGDLKAVIRAILLDPEARDCCAEKETNVYGHLRSPFLRYMNIVNGLNLHATNGVYRNVMYDLYDRIEQKPLNSPSVFNYYQPGYVPDGPVQAAGKVAPEFQMLNSLSFANYMNAVHRWVISNDPLEFWGLFSNETYKPDQEPRFDLTLEYPLAKTNRLREFLDKYNLILAQGRIKAENMSIIENVLKAMPMDYETNGDPDPTLADRKLRMGIFLILISPDYLINR; encoded by the coding sequence ATGAAAACTAAAATTCTACTATTTTTAGCCTTATTGTTTTCTAATCTTACTTTTTCACAAGAATTAAAAACTTTTGGAAAAGGATACACCAAAGGTGTTTCAGTAAACGCCAGCTCTAATAGCACCAATGGCATTAAAACTTTGTTGGGCACGGGATTTCTTCCTAATCCCAAAGCAGCATCCAGGTTTTTATCACAGGCAACTTTGGGTCCTACGTTTCAGGAAATTGGGAATTTGCAAAATCAGGGAATAGAAGCATGGCTCGATGCACAGCTGGCATTACCCCGTCAGTTTAATCTTACTCAATATGTCAGAAGTCTTCACCAATATGCGTTTGACTCACTTCATGCTGTTAATCCAATTGATTATCCTTCCATTGAGGATGTTTTTGTTGATGACTGGGTATTTGATGTGGCGTGGTTTCAGGCAAATATGACTTCAGCGGATAGGCTTAGATGGCGTGTCAGCCTTGCCTTAAGCGAAATATTTGTAACTTCCCGAATTTCGGCGTTTGACAATAATCCTTATGCATTGGCAAGTTATTATGATATGCTAAACAATAATGCTTTCGGAAATTATCGTTCTCTGATTGATAGCATTTCATATCATCCGGCGATGGCAGTTTATCTTACTTACATGAACAATCATGCCACCGATACCTTGGCCACATATCCGGGTAGCCCAACCAAAAAGCAGGTTTTTCCGGATGAAAATTACGCAAGGGAAATAATGCAGCTATTTTCGATTGGATTATATAAGTTAAACAACAATGGCACCGAAATGAGAGATGCCAACAATCATTTGATACCAACTTATAACAACACCGACATTGCAGGTTTAGCCAAAGTATTTACCGGACTTTCCTGGTCACACAGCCGATATTTAGGTGAAAACAGCAATGTAAATGACCTGAGTTATACCAAAAGGCTAAAGTTTTTTCCGATGGACTCGAGTGATAAATACATCAGGACATGGATTACCAATCCGGCCAACTGGCGAATAGTAAATGGTCATGAGCCAGGTACAAAAACATTTTTGGGTCAGACTATTCCTTCCAGACCTGTTCAACAGGGAGAACAAGATATCCAGGATGCCCTTAACATAATTTTTAACCATCCCAATGTAGGGCCATTTATTTCGAGGCGGTTGATTCAGCATTTAGTTACTTCCAATCCTTCCCCTGAGTTTATTGACAGGGTGGCTGCCGTTTTCAACAACAATGGGCAAAGTATAAGAGGAGATTTGAAAGCAGTAATTAGGGCGATATTATTAGATCCTGAAGCCCGGGATTGCTGTGCTGAAAAAGAAACCAATGTTTATGGCCATCTAAGATCCCCATTTTTAAGATACATGAATATTGTAAATGGATTAAATCTCCATGCTACAAATGGGGTTTATAGAAATGTGATGTATGATTTATATGACAGAATTGAGCAAAAGCCACTGAATTCACCGTCGGTGTTTAATTATTATCAGCCAGGGTATGTTCCTGATGGACCTGTGCAGGCAGCAGGAAAAGTAGCTCCTGAATTCCAGATGTTGAATTCGCTTTCATTTGCCAATTATATGAATGCTGTTCATCGTTGGGTAATATCAAACGACCCTTTGGAGTTTTGGGGATTGTTTTCAAATGAAACCTACAAACCTGATCAGGAACCAAGATTTGATTTGACATTGGAATATCCTCTTGCAAAAACCAACCGCCTCAGAGAGTTTTTGGATAAATATAATTTGATTTTGGCACAAGGGAGAATTAAGGCAGAGAATATGTCAATTATTGAAAATGTATTGAAAGCTATGCCAATGGATTATGAAACTAACGGTGATCCTGACCCTACACTTGCCGATAGAAAGCTAAGAATGGGTATTTTTTTAATTTTAATATCTCCTGACTATTTAATCAACCGTTAA
- a CDS encoding YraN family protein — MAEKIDKGKEGEEYAVNFLIKKGFEIIDRNFTSRNSEIDIICKKDEMLVFVEVRMKATSDYGYPESTMSKSKMNAIKRGAEAYLLLHPWDGEARFDFISIIEYPKFELVHFEDAFF; from the coding sequence ATGGCTGAAAAAATCGATAAAGGCAAGGAAGGTGAGGAATATGCTGTAAATTTTCTCATAAAAAAAGGTTTTGAAATAATCGACCGCAATTTTACTTCGCGTAATTCGGAAATTGACATTATATGTAAAAAGGATGAAATGCTTGTTTTTGTGGAAGTAAGAATGAAAGCCACTTCAGATTATGGTTATCCAGAAAGTACAATGTCAAAAAGTAAAATGAATGCTATAAAAAGAGGTGCAGAGGCTTATTTATTATTACATCCCTGGGATGGAGAGGCAAGGTTTGATTTTATTTCAATAATCGAATATCCGAAATTTGAGTTGGTTCATTTTGAAGATGCTTTTTTTTAA
- the lipB gene encoding lipoyl(octanoyl) transferase LipB, giving the protein MEQNKKVKLIELGLIDYKEAWDFQEKIFNEIIELKIQNRNSEQPKPTPNYLVTCQHPHVYTLGKSGKEDHLLIGDEELENKEAKFYKINRGGDITYHGPGQLVVYPIIDLDNFFTDIHLYMRYLEEAVIKTCTDYGLNAGRIEGLTGVWLSEPYPRKICAMGVKSSHWVTMHGLALNVNTDLNYFGNIVPCGIDDKAVTSIQKEKGIEIDLKEVEKTLVSHLTDVFGMQIL; this is encoded by the coding sequence TTGGAACAGAACAAAAAAGTAAAACTCATAGAATTAGGTCTGATTGACTACAAAGAGGCCTGGGATTTTCAGGAAAAAATATTCAATGAAATCATTGAATTAAAAATTCAAAACCGAAATTCAGAACAACCAAAACCTACTCCAAACTATCTTGTTACCTGCCAGCACCCGCACGTTTATACCCTCGGCAAAAGTGGGAAGGAAGACCATTTGCTGATTGGTGATGAAGAGCTGGAAAACAAAGAAGCAAAATTTTATAAAATCAACCGAGGAGGTGACATAACGTATCATGGTCCGGGACAATTAGTGGTTTATCCTATAATTGATCTCGACAATTTTTTCACAGATATACATCTTTATATGAGGTATCTGGAAGAAGCCGTCATAAAAACTTGTACTGACTATGGCCTAAATGCCGGAAGAATCGAGGGCCTTACAGGAGTCTGGCTTTCAGAACCTTATCCAAGAAAAATATGTGCTATGGGTGTAAAATCAAGCCATTGGGTAACCATGCACGGCCTGGCACTAAATGTAAATACTGACCTTAATTATTTTGGAAATATTGTTCCTTGTGGAATAGATGATAAGGCCGTTACGTCTATCCAAAAAGAAAAAGGGATAGAAATAGACCTGAAAGAAGTGGAAAAAACATTGGTTTCACATTTGACCGATGTGTTTGGAATGCAAATTTTGTAA
- a CDS encoding dipeptide epimerase codes for MNLKTHIFTLKSRYPFKIAHGTRLETKTFVVEISENGISGLGEATPVPYYGISTDDLLELTKIHRNAICQTEWNHPAELWEKLNPLIGQNHFLQCALDIAAYDLWAKKQNLPLYKALGLNISKIPFSDYTIGIDEISVMIKKMKEYDFPIYKIKLGTPDDIEIIKALRKETDAVFRVDANTGWEVAETIRNSEELAKLGVEFIEQPLKADRLEEMIEVKKASKLPIVADESCIIESDVEKCTPYFDGVNIKLAKCGGITPALRMIKIARKNNLKVMMGCMTETSIGISAIAHLLPLLDYVDMDGAMLIANDPAEGVKVEKGKAIFKNLPGLGVVLK; via the coding sequence ATGAACTTAAAAACACATATTTTCACTCTTAAAAGCCGATATCCGTTTAAAATTGCACACGGAACCCGGCTCGAAACCAAAACTTTCGTTGTGGAAATCTCTGAAAACGGCATTTCGGGACTTGGTGAAGCCACTCCTGTTCCATATTACGGAATCAGCACTGACGACCTTCTGGAATTGACGAAAATCCACCGAAATGCTATTTGCCAAACAGAATGGAATCATCCGGCCGAATTATGGGAAAAACTGAATCCACTAATTGGCCAAAATCACTTTCTTCAATGTGCTTTGGACATCGCTGCATATGACCTCTGGGCCAAAAAACAAAATTTGCCACTTTATAAGGCTCTTGGATTGAATATTTCAAAAATCCCGTTTTCCGACTATACAATTGGAATTGATGAGATTTCGGTCATGATTAAGAAAATGAAGGAATATGATTTCCCGATTTATAAAATAAAACTTGGAACCCCTGACGATATTGAAATAATTAAAGCTCTGCGAAAAGAAACCGACGCTGTATTCAGAGTAGATGCCAATACCGGTTGGGAAGTGGCGGAGACCATCAGAAATTCTGAAGAATTGGCAAAATTGGGTGTAGAATTTATTGAACAACCTTTAAAAGCAGATAGGTTAGAAGAAATGATTGAAGTTAAAAAAGCTTCAAAACTCCCCATCGTTGCCGACGAAAGTTGCATTATAGAAAGTGATGTAGAAAAATGCACTCCATATTTTGATGGTGTAAATATCAAACTCGCAAAATGTGGAGGTATCACTCCTGCACTGAGGATGATAAAAATTGCACGCAAAAATAATTTGAAAGTTATGATGGGTTGTATGACCGAAACCAGTATCGGAATTTCGGCTATCGCTCATTTACTTCCATTGCTCGACTATGTTGACATGGACGGTGCCATGCTGATTGCCAATGACCCTGCAGAAGGTGTAAAGGTTGAAAAAGGAAAAGCGATTTTCAAAAACCTGCCAGGTTTAGGAGTAGTTCTAAAATAA